The following coding sequences are from one Carassius auratus strain Wakin chromosome 15, ASM336829v1, whole genome shotgun sequence window:
- the LOC113114605 gene encoding olfactory receptor 1D2-like, whose amino-acid sequence MEIQPQLENESSVLVFTLYGLNETMENRYVFFSLTALFFPLMVFCNVTVIFTIISYKKFHEPMYLFICNLCVNGLFGTAGFYPKFMYDLLSYDHVISYVGCMNQIFVIYSSALCDFSTLTVMAYDRYVAICRPLGYHSIMTSQRVLQCILFCWLTPMLCMAVAVILVSRLTLCGSTVEKLYCEIWAVAKLSCFSTTLNNVFGYFLILTYFGHAVFIFCSYIYLIKMCRKSIEGRKKFIQTCVPHLLSLINVSTALLFDVLYSRYGSKNLPQGVRNFMALEFLLMPPILNPIIYGVNLKKVRQQVIRLFFKKQVQIS is encoded by the coding sequence ATTCAGCCACAACTGGAGAATGAGTCCAGTGTCCTAGTATTTACACTCTACGGTCTCAATGAAACAATGGAAAACagatatgtgtttttttctttaactgcACTGTTTTTTCCCTTGATGGTCTTTTGTAATGTAACAGTCATTTTCACTATAATCTCATATAAGAAATTTCACGAGCCAATGTATCTGTTTATCTGCAATTTATGTGTAAATGGACTTTTTGGCACCGCTGGATTCTACCCTAAATTCATGTATGATTTGTTATCATATGATCATGTGATTTCTTATGTTGGATGTATGAATCAGATCTTTGTCATTTATTCATCTGCTTTATGTGACTTTTCAACATTAACAGTTATGGCATATGACAGGTATGTGGCaatatgcagacctttggggTATCATTCAATAATGACTAGTCAGAGAGTTCTTCAGTGTATCCTTTTCTGCTGGCTGACTCCAATGTTGTGCATGGCTGTTGCAGTTATATTAGTTTCTAGACTCACTTTATGTGGCTCTACTGTTGAAAAGTTATACTGTGAGATTTGGGCAGTTGCAAAACTTTCATGTTTTTCTAcaacattaaataatgtatttgggTACTTTCTTATTCTTACATACTTTGGACATgcagtatttatattttgctcATACATTTACTTGATTAAAATGTGCAGGAAATCAATAGAGGGCAGAAAAAAATTCATACAAACATGTGTACCACATTTGCTCTCACTGATCAATGTGAGTACTGCATTGTTATTTGATGTACTGTACAGTCGTTATGGCTCAAAGAATTTGCCACAAGGTGTGCGTAATTTTATGGCCCTGGAATTCTTACTCATGCCACCAATTTTAAATCCGATTATTTACGGTGTAAATTTGAAAAAAGTACGACAGCAAGTTATTAGACTGTTTTTCAAAAAACAAGTGCAAATCTCTTAG
- the LOC113114606 gene encoding olfactory receptor 1D2-like: MEIQPQLENESSVLVFTLYGLNETMENRYVFFSLTALFFPLMVFCNVTVIFTIISYKKFHEPMYLFICNLCVNGLFGTAGFYPKFMYDLLSYDHVISYVGCMNQIFVIYSSALCDFSTLTVMAYDRYVAICRPLGYHSIMTSQRVLQCILFCWLTPMLCMAVAVILVSRLTLCGSTVEKLYCEIWAVAKLSCFSTTLNNVFGYFLILTYFGHAVFIFCSYIYLIKMCRKSIEGRKKFIQTCVPHLLSLINVSTALLFDVLYSRYGSKNLQQGVRNFMALEFLLMPPILNPIIYGLNLKKVRQQVIRLFFKKQV; encoded by the exons ATGGAG ATTCAGCCACAACTGGAGAATGAGTCCAGTGTCCTAGTATTTACACTCTACGGTCTCAATGAAACAATGGAAAACagatatgtgtttttttctttaactgcACTGTTTTTTCCCTTGATGGTCTTTTGTAATGTAACAGTCATTTTCACTATAATCTCATATAAGAAATTTCACGAGCCAATGTATCTGTTTATCTGCAATTTATGTGTAAATGGACTTTTTGGCACCGCTGGATTCTACCCTAAATTCATGTATGATTTGTTATCATATGATCATGTGATTTCTTATGTTGGATGTATGAATCAGATCTTTGTCATTTATTCATCTGCTTTATGTGACTTTTCAACATTAACAGTTATGGCATATGACAGGTATGTGGCaatatgcagacctttggggTATCATTCAATAATGACTAGTCAGAGAGTTCTTCAGTGTATCCTTTTCTGCTGGCTGACTCCAATGTTGTGCATGGCTGTTGCAGTTATATTAGTTTCTAGACTCACTTTATGTGGCTCTACTGTTGAAAAGTTATACTGTGAGATTTGGGCAGTTGCAAAACTTTCATGTTTTTCTAcaacattaaataatgtatttgggTACTTTCTTATTCTTACATACTTTGGACATgcagtatttatattttgctcATACATTTACTTGATTAAAATGTGCAGGAAATCAATAGAGGGCAGAAAAAAATTCATACAAACATGTGTACCACATTTGCTCTCACTGATCAATGTGAGTACTGCATTGTTATTTGATGTACTGTACAGTCGTTATGGCTCAAAGAATTTGCAACAAGGTGTGCGTAATTTTATGGCCCTGGAATTCTTACTCATGCCACCAATTTTAAATCCGATTATTTACggtttaaatttgaaaaaagtaCGACAGCAAGTTATTAGACTGTTTTTCAAAAAACAAGTGTAA